A DNA window from Gasterosteus aculeatus chromosome 16, fGasAcu3.hap1.1, whole genome shotgun sequence contains the following coding sequences:
- the LOC120833855 gene encoding indian hedgehog B protein has protein sequence MRIPFHLLTASLCATVLLLLLLLAPASEGCGPGRGYGKRRPPKKLIPLAYKQFSPNVAEKTLGASGRPEGKITRNSERFKELTPNYNTDIIFKDEEDTGADRLMTQRCKDKLNSLAISVMNMWPGVKLRVTEGWDEDGHHSEDSLHYEGRAVDITTSDRDRNKYAMLARLAVEAGFDWVYYQSKAHIHCSVKSEHSVAAKTGGCFPGDAQVTLSGGVTKRMQDLRPGDHVLASSTTDGHGPLIYSPVSSFLDYQPNVTKTFCRIGTDTGLIITVTAAHLIFVTDCTGGLTEPTTRGTREDTPLGAKSREAGVRTVFASEVRPGQCVLTSHGKAGSLASLSVVTFVEEQGGTGLYAPLTQHGSIVVNGVLASCYAAVDNHHLAHWVLTPLRFFYSLMGRSEPQSHGLHWYPRLLQRLGKTLLGAGHFHPWGTEQGHR, from the exons ATGCGGATCCCCTTCCACCTCCTCACCGCCTCTCTGTGTGCcacggtcctcctcctcctcctcctcctcgcaccTGCCTCGGAGGGCTGCGGGCCGGGGAGGGGGTACGGCAAGAGGCGGCCCCCGAAGAAGCTCATCCCGCTGGCTTACAAACAATTTAGCCCCAACGTCGCCGAGAAGACCCTCGGAGCCAGCGGGAGACCCGAGGGCAAAATAACGCGCAACTCGGAGCGCTTCAAAGAGCTGACACCCAATTACAACACGGATATCATCTTCAAAGATGAGGAGGACACGGGCGCCGACAGGCTCATGACCCAG CGTTGTAAAGACAAGTTAAACTCTCTGGCCATCTCAGTGATGAACATGTGGCCCGGTGTGAAGCTGAGAGTGACCGAGGGCTGGGATGAGGACGGTCATCATTCAGAAGACTCGCTGCACTACGAAGGACGTGCTGTTGACATCACCACCTCTGACAG GGACAGAAATAAGTACGCCATGCTGGCCCGGCTGGCCGTAGAAGCTGGATTCGACTGGGTCTACTATCAGTCCAAAGCCCACATCCATTGCAGCGTCAAGTCAG AACATTCCGTGGCAGCCAAAACCGGTGGTTGCTTCCCAGGCGATGCCCAGGTCACCCTCAGCGGCGGCGTCACCAAGCGGATGCAGGACCTTCGCCCCGGCGACCACGTCTTGGCCTCTTCAACGACAGATGGTCACGGCCCTCTTATCTACAGCCCGGTCTCATCTTTTCTGGACTACCAGCCCAACGTCACCAAGACCTTCTGCCGCATTGGCACCGACACGGGACTTATTATCACTGTCACGGCCGCTCACCTGATCTTTGTCACGGACTGCACTGGTGGGCTGACTGAGCCGACGACCAGAGGGACCAGAGAAGATACGCCTTTGGGCGCCAAAAGCCGTGAAGCGGGTGTGAGGACAGTTTTTGCCAGTGAGGTGCGGCCGGGGCAGTGTGTGCTCACATCACATGGCAAAGCGGGGTCACTGGCATCACTTTCAGTCGTGACCTTTGTGGAAGAACAAGGCGGCACTGGGTTGTACGCCCCACTAACTCAACACGGGTCCATAGTGGTGAACGGCGTGCTGGCCTCCTGCTACGCCGCTGTGGACAATCACCATTTGGCCCACTGGGTCCTGACGCCGCTCAGGTTCTTCTACAGCCTGATGGGACGTTCAGAACCGCAGAGCCACGGCCTGCACTGGTACCCTCGTCTTCTACAAAGGCTGGGAAAAACACTGTTGGGCGCTGGACACTTCCACCCCTGGGGGACCGAGCAAGGACACAGATAG
- the bin1a gene encoding myc box-dependent-interacting protein 1 isoform X1 — protein sequence MAELNLGKGLTAGKVASNVQKKLTRAQEKVLQKLGKADETKDVAFEEGVINFNKQYAEGSKLQRDLRAYLEAVKAMHESSKNVQACLADMYEPEWYGKDEVDSIVEDCDVLWTDYHQKLVDNALISMDTYLGQFPDIKSRIAKRDRKLVDYDSARHNYATTHKTKKKDGSIKITKPSSLLERATPGWAQGILSAHNVAQSSLSRNQAEDELERAQKVFEEINIDLQEELPSLWNSRVGFYVSTFQSLAGFEEKFHKEIGRLDQDLYDILEKLEDTDMQQTTGKTGPSGASSSGTNRSASVKEASNHSLRPAGPPPIPKSPSKLRPAMPPPPKVTPSKEMKTENIVSLFDAAATPDINVTSPTEPANWDSWHEDSGAQEEDTDQNYDPVAAATDAWGDDGSQPVRYDPIAAATEGWGDDGTLPVRYDPVAPAQEGGGGDDEGQRAHCDPEGDAQEDWADDGVQPVTEVPAPEDETPAADAPGEVVEVVEVVEEDTTPADATLDDEEGQGESAAAAATPEEEAPTEETPEVQTESTEASSEPEKMPPGFLFKLQVMHDYAANDTDELEMKTGDVVLVISFDNPDEQDDGWLMGMKQDDWLQNKENAARGVFPENFTQRL from the exons ATGGCTGAGTTGAATTTGGGGAAGGGGCTGACCGCGGGGAAAGTGGCCAGCAACGTTCAGAAAAAGCTAACGAGAGCCCAAGAAAAG GTTCTTCAGAAGCTTGGCAAAGCCGATGAGACCAAAGATGTTGCTTTTGAGGAAGGAGTGATCAACTTTAACAAACAATAT GCCGAAGGCAGCAAACTGCAAAGGGACCTTAGAGCATACCTGGAGGCCGTGAAAG ccaTGCACGAGTCCTCCAAGAACGTGCAGGCCTGCTTAGCTGACATGTATGAACCCGAGTGGTACGGCAAGGACGAAGTGGATTCCATTGTGGAG GACTGCGATGTGCTTTGGACTGATTACCACCAAAAGTTGGTCGATAATGCCCTCATCTCCATGGATACCTACCTGGGCCAGTTCCCTGATATCAAG TCGCGTATAGCTAAGAGGGACAGGAAGCTCGTGGATTATGACAGTGCCAGGCACAACTATGCCACCACACACAAGACCAAGAAAAAGGATGGGAGCATCAAAATTaccaag CCCTCCTCTTTGTTGGAGAGGGCCACTCCAGGCTGGGCCCAGGGCATATTGTCTGCACACAACGTCGCTCAGAGCAGTCTATCCAGAAACCAG gctgAGGATGAGTTGGAGAGAGCGCAGAAGGTATTTGAGGAGATTAATATTGACTTGCAAGAGGAATTACCTTCACTCTGGAACAG TCGTGTTGGATTTTACGTCAGCACCTTCCAGAGTTTGGCTGGTTTCGAGGAAAAGTTTCACAAGGAAATTGGCCGG TTGGATCAGGACTTGTACGACATCTTGGAGAAATTGGAGGATACAGACATGCAGCAAACAACTGG GAAAACAGGTCCCAGCGGCGCCTCATCGTCAGGAACAAATAGGAG TGCGAGTGTAAAAGAAGCGTCCAACCACAGTCTCAGGCCGGCAGGACCACCACCAATCCCCAAATCTCCCTCCAAG CTAAGGCCTGCTATGCCTCCTCCACCCAAGGTGACCCCATCTAAGGAGATGAAAACCGAGAACATCGTCAGCCTGTTTGACGCTGCAGCTACTCCTGATATCAACGTCACCTCCCCGACAGAG CCTGCAAACTGGGACTCATGG CATGAGGACAGTGGTGCCCAGGAAGAGGACACCGACCAGAACTATGACCCTGTGGCTGCTGCCACGGATGCCTGGGGCGATGATGGTTCACAGCCTGTCCGCTATGACCCCATAGCAGCTGCCACAGAGGGCTGGGGTGATGATGGAACCCTGCCGGTTCGCTATGACCCTGTGGCCCCGGCtcaggaaggaggggggggtgacgaTGAGGGCCAGCGGGCTCATTGCGATCCCGAGGGCGATGCCCAGGAGGACTGGGCCGACGACGGGGTCCAGCCCGTCACAGAGGTGCCTGCCCCTGAGGATGAAACGCCTGCAGCTGATGCTCCAGGTGAAGTGGTCGAGGTGGTCGAGGTGGTCGAGGAAGACACCACACCGGCCGATGCTACGTTGGATGATGAAGAGGGTCAG GGTgagtctgcagcagctgctgcaacaCCTGAAGAAGAAGCACCAACAGAGGAG ACGCCTGAAGTACAAACAGAATCAACAGAGGCATCATCAGAGCCCGAAAAAATGCCACCTGGCTTCTTGTTTAAG CTCCAGGTGATGCATGATTATGCTGCCAACGACACAGACGAACTGGAGATGAAGACTGGTGATGTGGTGCTGGTAATCTCCTTTGACAACCCCGACGAACAG GATGACGGCTGGCTGATGGGGATGAAGCAGGACGACTGGCTGCAGAACAAAGAAAACGCCGCTAGAGGAGTATTCCCAGAGAATTTCACTCAAAGGCTGTGA
- the bin1a gene encoding myc box-dependent-interacting protein 1 isoform X4, with protein MAELNLGKGLTAGKVASNVQKKLTRAQEKVLQKLGKADETKDVAFEEGVINFNKQYAEGSKLQRDLRAYLEAVKAMHESSKNVQACLADMYEPEWYGKDEVDSIVEDCDVLWTDYHQKLVDNALISMDTYLGQFPDIKSRIAKRDRKLVDYDSARHNYATTHKTKKKDGSIKITKPSSLLERATPGWAQGILSAHNVAQSSLSRNQAEDELERAQKVFEEINIDLQEELPSLWNSRVGFYVSTFQSLAGFEEKFHKEIGRLDQDLYDILEKLEDTDMQQTTGASVKEASNHSLRPAGPPPIPKSPSKLRPAMPPPPKVTPSKEMKTENIVSLFDAAATPDINVTSPTEPANWDSWGESAAAAATPEEEAPTEETPEVQTESTEASSEPEKMPPGFLFKLQVMHDYAANDTDELEMKTGDVVLVISFDNPDEQDDGWLMGMKQDDWLQNKENAARGVFPENFTQRL; from the exons ATGGCTGAGTTGAATTTGGGGAAGGGGCTGACCGCGGGGAAAGTGGCCAGCAACGTTCAGAAAAAGCTAACGAGAGCCCAAGAAAAG GTTCTTCAGAAGCTTGGCAAAGCCGATGAGACCAAAGATGTTGCTTTTGAGGAAGGAGTGATCAACTTTAACAAACAATAT GCCGAAGGCAGCAAACTGCAAAGGGACCTTAGAGCATACCTGGAGGCCGTGAAAG ccaTGCACGAGTCCTCCAAGAACGTGCAGGCCTGCTTAGCTGACATGTATGAACCCGAGTGGTACGGCAAGGACGAAGTGGATTCCATTGTGGAG GACTGCGATGTGCTTTGGACTGATTACCACCAAAAGTTGGTCGATAATGCCCTCATCTCCATGGATACCTACCTGGGCCAGTTCCCTGATATCAAG TCGCGTATAGCTAAGAGGGACAGGAAGCTCGTGGATTATGACAGTGCCAGGCACAACTATGCCACCACACACAAGACCAAGAAAAAGGATGGGAGCATCAAAATTaccaag CCCTCCTCTTTGTTGGAGAGGGCCACTCCAGGCTGGGCCCAGGGCATATTGTCTGCACACAACGTCGCTCAGAGCAGTCTATCCAGAAACCAG gctgAGGATGAGTTGGAGAGAGCGCAGAAGGTATTTGAGGAGATTAATATTGACTTGCAAGAGGAATTACCTTCACTCTGGAACAG TCGTGTTGGATTTTACGTCAGCACCTTCCAGAGTTTGGCTGGTTTCGAGGAAAAGTTTCACAAGGAAATTGGCCGG TTGGATCAGGACTTGTACGACATCTTGGAGAAATTGGAGGATACAGACATGCAGCAAACAACTGG TGCGAGTGTAAAAGAAGCGTCCAACCACAGTCTCAGGCCGGCAGGACCACCACCAATCCCCAAATCTCCCTCCAAG CTAAGGCCTGCTATGCCTCCTCCACCCAAGGTGACCCCATCTAAGGAGATGAAAACCGAGAACATCGTCAGCCTGTTTGACGCTGCAGCTACTCCTGATATCAACGTCACCTCCCCGACAGAG CCTGCAAACTGGGACTCATGG GGTgagtctgcagcagctgctgcaacaCCTGAAGAAGAAGCACCAACAGAGGAG ACGCCTGAAGTACAAACAGAATCAACAGAGGCATCATCAGAGCCCGAAAAAATGCCACCTGGCTTCTTGTTTAAG CTCCAGGTGATGCATGATTATGCTGCCAACGACACAGACGAACTGGAGATGAAGACTGGTGATGTGGTGCTGGTAATCTCCTTTGACAACCCCGACGAACAG GATGACGGCTGGCTGATGGGGATGAAGCAGGACGACTGGCTGCAGAACAAAGAAAACGCCGCTAGAGGAGTATTCCCAGAGAATTTCACTCAAAGGCTGTGA
- the bin1a gene encoding myc box-dependent-interacting protein 1 isoform X3, protein MAELNLGKGLTAGKVASNVQKKLTRAQEKVLQKLGKADETKDVAFEEGVINFNKQYAEGSKLQRDLRAYLEAVKAMHESSKNVQACLADMYEPEWYGKDEVDSIVEDCDVLWTDYHQKLVDNALISMDTYLGQFPDIKSRIAKRDRKLVDYDSARHNYATTHKTKKKDGSIKITKPSSLLERATPGWAQGILSAHNVAQSSLSRNQAEDELERAQKVFEEINIDLQEELPSLWNSRVGFYVSTFQSLAGFEEKFHKEIGRLDQDLYDILEKLEDTDMQQTTGKTGPSGASSSGTNRSASVKEASNHSLRPAGPPPIPKSPSKLRPAMPPPPKVTPSKEMKTENIVSLFDAAATPDINVTSPTEPANWDSWGESAAAAATPEEEAPTEETPEVQTESTEASSEPEKMPPGFLFKLQVMHDYAANDTDELEMKTGDVVLVISFDNPDEQDDGWLMGMKQDDWLQNKENAARGVFPENFTQRL, encoded by the exons ATGGCTGAGTTGAATTTGGGGAAGGGGCTGACCGCGGGGAAAGTGGCCAGCAACGTTCAGAAAAAGCTAACGAGAGCCCAAGAAAAG GTTCTTCAGAAGCTTGGCAAAGCCGATGAGACCAAAGATGTTGCTTTTGAGGAAGGAGTGATCAACTTTAACAAACAATAT GCCGAAGGCAGCAAACTGCAAAGGGACCTTAGAGCATACCTGGAGGCCGTGAAAG ccaTGCACGAGTCCTCCAAGAACGTGCAGGCCTGCTTAGCTGACATGTATGAACCCGAGTGGTACGGCAAGGACGAAGTGGATTCCATTGTGGAG GACTGCGATGTGCTTTGGACTGATTACCACCAAAAGTTGGTCGATAATGCCCTCATCTCCATGGATACCTACCTGGGCCAGTTCCCTGATATCAAG TCGCGTATAGCTAAGAGGGACAGGAAGCTCGTGGATTATGACAGTGCCAGGCACAACTATGCCACCACACACAAGACCAAGAAAAAGGATGGGAGCATCAAAATTaccaag CCCTCCTCTTTGTTGGAGAGGGCCACTCCAGGCTGGGCCCAGGGCATATTGTCTGCACACAACGTCGCTCAGAGCAGTCTATCCAGAAACCAG gctgAGGATGAGTTGGAGAGAGCGCAGAAGGTATTTGAGGAGATTAATATTGACTTGCAAGAGGAATTACCTTCACTCTGGAACAG TCGTGTTGGATTTTACGTCAGCACCTTCCAGAGTTTGGCTGGTTTCGAGGAAAAGTTTCACAAGGAAATTGGCCGG TTGGATCAGGACTTGTACGACATCTTGGAGAAATTGGAGGATACAGACATGCAGCAAACAACTGG GAAAACAGGTCCCAGCGGCGCCTCATCGTCAGGAACAAATAGGAG TGCGAGTGTAAAAGAAGCGTCCAACCACAGTCTCAGGCCGGCAGGACCACCACCAATCCCCAAATCTCCCTCCAAG CTAAGGCCTGCTATGCCTCCTCCACCCAAGGTGACCCCATCTAAGGAGATGAAAACCGAGAACATCGTCAGCCTGTTTGACGCTGCAGCTACTCCTGATATCAACGTCACCTCCCCGACAGAG CCTGCAAACTGGGACTCATGG GGTgagtctgcagcagctgctgcaacaCCTGAAGAAGAAGCACCAACAGAGGAG ACGCCTGAAGTACAAACAGAATCAACAGAGGCATCATCAGAGCCCGAAAAAATGCCACCTGGCTTCTTGTTTAAG CTCCAGGTGATGCATGATTATGCTGCCAACGACACAGACGAACTGGAGATGAAGACTGGTGATGTGGTGCTGGTAATCTCCTTTGACAACCCCGACGAACAG GATGACGGCTGGCTGATGGGGATGAAGCAGGACGACTGGCTGCAGAACAAAGAAAACGCCGCTAGAGGAGTATTCCCAGAGAATTTCACTCAAAGGCTGTGA
- the bin1a gene encoding myc box-dependent-interacting protein 1 isoform X2, protein MAELNLGKGLTAGKVASNVQKKLTRAQEKVLQKLGKADETKDVAFEEGVINFNKQYAEGSKLQRDLRAYLEAVKAMHESSKNVQACLADMYEPEWYGKDEVDSIVEDCDVLWTDYHQKLVDNALISMDTYLGQFPDIKSRIAKRDRKLVDYDSARHNYATTHKTKKKDGSIKITKPSSLLERATPGWAQGILSAHNVAQSSLSRNQAEDELERAQKVFEEINIDLQEELPSLWNSRVGFYVSTFQSLAGFEEKFHKEIGRLDQDLYDILEKLEDTDMQQTTGASVKEASNHSLRPAGPPPIPKSPSKLRPAMPPPPKVTPSKEMKTENIVSLFDAAATPDINVTSPTEPANWDSWHEDSGAQEEDTDQNYDPVAAATDAWGDDGSQPVRYDPIAAATEGWGDDGTLPVRYDPVAPAQEGGGGDDEGQRAHCDPEGDAQEDWADDGVQPVTEVPAPEDETPAADAPGEVVEVVEVVEEDTTPADATLDDEEGQGESAAAAATPEEEAPTEETPEVQTESTEASSEPEKMPPGFLFKLQVMHDYAANDTDELEMKTGDVVLVISFDNPDEQDDGWLMGMKQDDWLQNKENAARGVFPENFTQRL, encoded by the exons ATGGCTGAGTTGAATTTGGGGAAGGGGCTGACCGCGGGGAAAGTGGCCAGCAACGTTCAGAAAAAGCTAACGAGAGCCCAAGAAAAG GTTCTTCAGAAGCTTGGCAAAGCCGATGAGACCAAAGATGTTGCTTTTGAGGAAGGAGTGATCAACTTTAACAAACAATAT GCCGAAGGCAGCAAACTGCAAAGGGACCTTAGAGCATACCTGGAGGCCGTGAAAG ccaTGCACGAGTCCTCCAAGAACGTGCAGGCCTGCTTAGCTGACATGTATGAACCCGAGTGGTACGGCAAGGACGAAGTGGATTCCATTGTGGAG GACTGCGATGTGCTTTGGACTGATTACCACCAAAAGTTGGTCGATAATGCCCTCATCTCCATGGATACCTACCTGGGCCAGTTCCCTGATATCAAG TCGCGTATAGCTAAGAGGGACAGGAAGCTCGTGGATTATGACAGTGCCAGGCACAACTATGCCACCACACACAAGACCAAGAAAAAGGATGGGAGCATCAAAATTaccaag CCCTCCTCTTTGTTGGAGAGGGCCACTCCAGGCTGGGCCCAGGGCATATTGTCTGCACACAACGTCGCTCAGAGCAGTCTATCCAGAAACCAG gctgAGGATGAGTTGGAGAGAGCGCAGAAGGTATTTGAGGAGATTAATATTGACTTGCAAGAGGAATTACCTTCACTCTGGAACAG TCGTGTTGGATTTTACGTCAGCACCTTCCAGAGTTTGGCTGGTTTCGAGGAAAAGTTTCACAAGGAAATTGGCCGG TTGGATCAGGACTTGTACGACATCTTGGAGAAATTGGAGGATACAGACATGCAGCAAACAACTGG TGCGAGTGTAAAAGAAGCGTCCAACCACAGTCTCAGGCCGGCAGGACCACCACCAATCCCCAAATCTCCCTCCAAG CTAAGGCCTGCTATGCCTCCTCCACCCAAGGTGACCCCATCTAAGGAGATGAAAACCGAGAACATCGTCAGCCTGTTTGACGCTGCAGCTACTCCTGATATCAACGTCACCTCCCCGACAGAG CCTGCAAACTGGGACTCATGG CATGAGGACAGTGGTGCCCAGGAAGAGGACACCGACCAGAACTATGACCCTGTGGCTGCTGCCACGGATGCCTGGGGCGATGATGGTTCACAGCCTGTCCGCTATGACCCCATAGCAGCTGCCACAGAGGGCTGGGGTGATGATGGAACCCTGCCGGTTCGCTATGACCCTGTGGCCCCGGCtcaggaaggaggggggggtgacgaTGAGGGCCAGCGGGCTCATTGCGATCCCGAGGGCGATGCCCAGGAGGACTGGGCCGACGACGGGGTCCAGCCCGTCACAGAGGTGCCTGCCCCTGAGGATGAAACGCCTGCAGCTGATGCTCCAGGTGAAGTGGTCGAGGTGGTCGAGGTGGTCGAGGAAGACACCACACCGGCCGATGCTACGTTGGATGATGAAGAGGGTCAG GGTgagtctgcagcagctgctgcaacaCCTGAAGAAGAAGCACCAACAGAGGAG ACGCCTGAAGTACAAACAGAATCAACAGAGGCATCATCAGAGCCCGAAAAAATGCCACCTGGCTTCTTGTTTAAG CTCCAGGTGATGCATGATTATGCTGCCAACGACACAGACGAACTGGAGATGAAGACTGGTGATGTGGTGCTGGTAATCTCCTTTGACAACCCCGACGAACAG GATGACGGCTGGCTGATGGGGATGAAGCAGGACGACTGGCTGCAGAACAAAGAAAACGCCGCTAGAGGAGTATTCCCAGAGAATTTCACTCAAAGGCTGTGA
- the tmem198aa gene encoding transmembrane protein 198 produces MTSTDQLLGLAEGSLRCDQEIERRYEIVPSVVCSMCCLFGIIYCFFGYRCFKAVLFLTGLMFGSVVIFMLCYKERVMDTQLSVEASVGIGLGIGTLCGLVTMLVRSVGLFMVGLLLGLLVGVASLVAMEEFYHPRTVWVPLGILLGSGTLFAVLTLQWQRCFVTLSTATFGSAVITVTVDYFIELFALVHYVYERLRVAPKKPVCWFTWIILGVWPVLALLGVLIQWKVTAEGFSHTEVVLSRQQRRVQLMRIRQREERLKKEKENKKKKKRENQKTNHKQKAHTHHHHHHHQHQQYRHPAASHPHHQAQSTQPPKAPPPQTEPGHQRKANSKRRFDGDVLSPSYIKSFRDRQTDRRAYSSSRMMSRSRMAELDYDCGSRVPLTAPSGPPVHI; encoded by the exons ATGACTTCCACCGACCAACTGCTGGGTTTGGCTGAGGGGAGCCTGAGGTGTGACCAGGAGATTGAGAGGAGATATGAGATTGTTCCCTCGGTGGTCTGCTCCATGTGCTGCCTCTTTGGAATCATCTACTGCTTCTTTG GCTATCGATGCTTTAAGGCCGTGTTGTTCCTCACCGGCCTGATGTTCGGCTCGGTGGTCATCTTCATGCTGTGCTACAAGGAGAGGGTGATGGACACTCAGCTGAGCGTGGAGGCATCGGTGGGCATCGGCCTGGGGATCGGCACCCTGTGTGGCCTGGTGACCATGTTGGTCCGCAGCGTGGGGCTGTTCATGGTGGGCCTCCTGCTGGGCCTGCTGGTAGGAGTGGCTTCACTGGTG GCCATGGAGGAGTTCTACCACCCCAGAACAGTGTGGGTTCCTCTGGGTATCCTCCTGGGTTCCGGGACGCTGTTCGCCGTCCTCACTCTCCAATGGCAGCGCTGTTTCGTCACCCTCTCCACCGCCACCTTCGGCTCTGCGGTGATCACCGTCACCGTGGACTACTTCATAGAGCTGTTCGCCTTGGTGCACTACGTCTACGAGAGACTGCGG gTGGCGCCAAAGAAGCCAGTGTGCTGGTTTACGTGGATCATCTTGGGGGTGTGGCCTGTGTTGGCCCTCCTCGGAGTGCTGATCCAATGGAAAGTGACCGCCGAGGGATTCTCCCACACGGAGG TGGTTCTGAGTCGACAGCAACGGAGAGTTCAGTTGATGCGGATCCGACAGCGGGAAGAGAGGCtgaaaaaggagaaggagaacaaaaagaagaagaaacgagAGAACCAGAAGACCAACCACAAGCAGAAAGCCCacacccatcaccaccaccaccaccaccagcaccagcagtACCGTCACCCTGCGGCGTCCCACCCGCATCACCAAGCCCAGAGCACCCAGCCACCCAAAGCCCCTCCACCTCAGACCGAGCCGGGCCACCAACGCAAGGCCAACTCCAAAAGGCGCTTTGATGGAGACGTTCTGTCCCCG AGCTACATCAAGAGCTTCAGGGAccgacagacggacagacgagCCTACTCCAGCAGCCGCATGATGAGCCGCTCCCGCATGGCAGAACTCGACTACGACTGCGGCTCTCGAGTGCCCCTCACGGCTCCCAGCGGACCCCCGGTCCACATCTGA